TTTCGTAGAATGTCAATCTCGgggaaacaaattttgaaagttgGACGATATTAACGGCGTGCTACATATGAACAGAAGACGTGCTCACGTGAGCTAATGATCTGAATTATTCAGTTACATAATTTACGGTAATACCTGAGCTTTGATAgcatcttttatataaatttccgATGTCATTCATTATGACAATGctctttttaatttcatttcttcCTGAAATAGCATACGTTCGCATTAAAATCAATGATCTGCGGCGCAACCCTCCTCCCCGAATCAATACGACTTTGAAACGATATATATGACTGCGATTACGACGCGCGGGGACCTTAGAGACTCGCGTGTCCACTAGTGTGCAGCTATTCTAACTTTAGAAACGGTCTGTCCGAGTGTATCACCACCATATTACATTTCGTACGCTAAAATTCGACCTGAAATTAGTGCTGCGTACGGTGCTGCGAACTCAAACTTGGAGCTACTTCCGAATGACAATGCTGCTTTAACACGTTTAATTTTAACAGCTGTATTTACACTCATTGTAATACAACATTGATGAGAATCTAGTATGCATTCTGTACGGTTGCTGTCAGGATATGATATGCCCACAGTGGGACTGGGAACATGGCaggtgataaaataatattagaatgTGATATCCGACAATAGTAATAATGCATCTCatcaatcactttttttttatgtcatcaCTACCACCAATTGCATTGACATGAAACAATCTGATAAGGAGAGTAAAACAACTGTTCCTCCAGGCTAAACCAGAAGAGATCGAAACTGTTGTGAGCACTGCTTTACAATGTGGTTACAGACATATTGATACAGCGGCGAATTATAATAATGAAGATGCAATCGGCAGAGCTTTGAAAAAATGGTTTGACAAAGGTGGTACTAGAGAAGAACTTTTTATCACGACGAAGGTAATGCACTGTACGGAATTTAGTTCAGTGATTACTGAATTGacgcaaaatttattacttaataattacaatgttacagttaataatgttaattactATCTTTGCAACAATTGTATTTAGagattcttataattttttcagttaCCCCATTTCGGCAATCGACCATCCGATGtagaaaagtttattaaattgtcATTAAAGAAGCTTGGATTAGAGTATTTAGACATGTACCTCATTCACATGCCTTTTGCATTTAAGTTAGATGAGAATACATGCACTGCAGCGACAAATAAAGATGGAAGTtacatatttgattttaatacagACCCTGTCTCGGTGTGGAAAGTACGAAATCAATCTTGTAATATGTATTGACATAAAAAAGATCTCTGAGAAATCAGAATGATTTTATTTCAGGAGATGGAGAAGCAAGTTGAATTAGGACGGACCAGATCTATAGGTTTAAGCAACTTTAACGAACAGCAAATTTCGACCATTTGGGAAAACGCACAAATTAAGCCGAGTAATTTGCAGGTAAATCGTTGACTGTTACATAAATCTATCTTTCAAATATAGTTTAAtctttattgataatataatcGAGATGACGTTTATAATTTAGGTAGAGTTACACGCGTACATGCAGCAGACGTCAATTCGAGAATTATGCAAGAAACACAATGTCGTCGTGACCGGTTACAGTCCATTAGGCTCTCCAGCTGCAAAGACAcatttcaaaacaaaatatgACTACACTTCAGAATCATTTCCTGATTTGCTGAATCAtccaattattcaaaatattgctGCACAACATAAAAAGACGGTGGCACAGGTTTTATTGCGTCATTTACTACAACTAGGAGTTGTAATTATCCCTAAGAGTTCATCTCCAGAGAGAATCAAGTCGAATATCGATTTATTCAATTTTGCCTTAACAGAGGAGAATATGAAAATCTTGAGTACCTTAGATAAAGGTGCTAAaggaagaatttttaatttcttattttttaaagggTAAGTTAGAGAATATGTGTATTATTTCATCGCAAATATAACTCATAATGTTCTAtgatgtttaaaaattgtatatttcatataaaataaaattttcttacatttattgTGTCTGTTTCAGAATTCAAGATCATCCACATTATCCATTTAAAAACGAACTTCCATAATCATAAATTAACGTGCAAATTGTTAGTTTGTATCAAAATAGTTGAGAAAGAATTACATAACTTACCACATACGAGCACAACGATACAaagtatgtaattatacatTGGAGAAATTTCTGTTATACATCAGTGCAATCTGTACAACATTTTACGTTGCAAACGATGCTGAAGTTCACCGCGGCGTATCATCGTATGTATAACTTTGTAAATGGCGCGTTCCGGGAATGACTGCTTGAGAAAATCTTTCACTATATTTTGTTCAGAGACTTGATGTCCAATAGGAAATCTGTTCTTCAATTGCTTTTCAATGCGGGATAGAATTTCATGATCTTCTTCCGAGGTAAATCCTTCTGCTCCTGATAATAGATTGTAACATatgttataaaactttataatagttaaaatatgtaattaaaagtattttctttggtctatttatatcaaatataatttattcacgtttaacttaaaatatataaagtatataaaatagataaaaaattgaaaccgctaaaaaatacattgcaatttacattgtatatttttatacaaattttatttgatatgaCTCAGTACatgattcaaaaataaatacttgtgtttactttaagaaaattttaattatactttatatttatcaatttgtaGTAGACCTGCTAGTGATCCAGACATCGCGGCTTCTAATGTAGATACTTGGAAGAGTCTTAAAGCCTCATTAATGTGAAGTTCAGTAGCGAAAGGTTGTAATTGCATTTTGGCCAAAGCTTCGGAGATTCGTATAACAGCTTCAAGCTGCCGGACTGTTATAGGTATCGACAATCGTTTTTCAGAATCTTTCTCATGTTCTCTCGTACCAGCTCGCATCATTACGtaacgattttttaatttctccccTGCTTCTACACTAAGTCTTGGACCGCAACGCctatgttataaaagaaataatgtaaaaaaaaatgtgttatattttataagatgtATACGTTATGTGCGATAAAATACGGCAAACTTACGTTCTACAATAGTTGATATACTTTCTGAGAATATGTACAGGAATTTCACCCTCGACCGATTGTTCTGTGATCTGCCCAGCGTTACAGTGAATATTCATAACGTGTTTAGCTAGAGTTACATCCCTGTTGTGTTCATGCTcatctttaacaataaatatcatATCGAAACGTGATAGTATCGTCGGCATAAAATCTATATTCTCTTCTCCCTTTATATCGTCCCAGCGACCAAAGACCGAATTTGCCGCTGCTAACACGGAGCATCGTGTATTTAGCGTTGTCGTGATTCCCGCCTTTGCTATAGAGATCGTTTGTTGCTCCATAGCCTCGTGTATCGCTACTCTATCGTCCTCCTTCATTTTGTCAAACTCGTCTATGCAAACAACTCCACCGTCCGCGAGAACCATAGCGCCTCCTTCCATAACGAAATTTCTCTGGAAACGGCAATATATGtggtcataaaaatatttaaataaacttattaaattaattataaatattgtgtgcataaaaaatatttcttaacaaaaatataacttaCAGTTACTGGATCTCTCGATACAGACGCCGTCAAACCGGCTGCAGAACTACCTTTTCCTGATGTATAAACTGCTATGGGAGCAACTCTTTCTACAAATTTCAATAACTGTGACTTGGCAGTACCCGGATCACCCAGCATTAAGACATTAATATCGCCTCTCCTGCACAAACCATCCGGCATTAGTTTTCTCGATCCGCCGAACAGTAAACTTGCGATAGCTTTCTTGATGTCGATTGCACCGAAAATACTAGGGGCTATACTCTTTGCAATTCTCTCGTACAAATTAGGATCCGCCGCTAAGCGCGTGAAAAGATCCTCCTCTTCGGATGTAACGAGTGGCTGAGTTCCTGTATAGAAAAcacggaaaaaagaaaaaaagaaataaatgcaaCTCACTGAGTGACACTTTTTGGTAATATTTCGTTTTTATCTTATTACGTCAGTACCTATGTTGGTATTTTCTCCATCCACGGAGATACCAAGAACACGAATATATGGAGCTCGGACGCCTACTAATGCCTTCTCCCTTCCTGCATTCTTGCCACCTGTCTTAGATACCTTCTTAATGGAATATATCCCGAGAATCAGAACTCTATTACCAGGTACAACTCTGTCGCATAAATATCGATCGCAATACAATTGCAAATGCCTGGGCATCTCGCCCTGTGGTATGTGATCCGTTAACTCCTGAAGCTTCAGTACCTGGAAGTCTACGCAGTGGCATTTGTCTGGCATTATAAAGAATGGATCCAGGGGACACTTTGGCCGACCTGCCTGCTCCCTGAACAAACCAAATTATTTATGAGATGTTGCAATGCGAACAATAAAGCACTTTTAAAAAGGGCCTTACGTGGTACATTTTCTGGGTAGGGTGTATCCTTCCAGACCAGGTTTGATAGGAATGTTGGGTTGAGTGACTTTGCAAGAGCGACACTGTATCGCGATCTTCGTCGCCTTTGATCTGATGCCAGATGCAGTAATAATTATACCAGGAACTTTAACAAGCTTGGAAACAATATCTGGCTGCAACAGTTACatgaataattatgttaaaaccTGATTTGAATTATGAGTATAAGAAGTATGTACAAAgaggatatttttaaaatcttatttttagaagGTAAACATTAATTAGCAATGTATaacagttaataataaataatagattgtgtgatatatttgttaataaatttttaattaatgtttactttctaaaaacaagattttaaaaaatatttcctctaccgatactttttatatttactgaATATTCCCATTCATTCTAATATCAAAGAGTTTTTTGTGACTTTGCTTGTCATCCAGTAATTTTTTATGGCAGTAAAGCTTTAGACAAATttgttaaacttattttttctaAGAATCACGAGAATTATATTACCTTCATTCCTCTCAGAGAGCTCGGATGAGCATCTGAACACAGCAACACCTGAATATCTTCCATCTTCTCCTCGCCCTCGGGTCGAGGTGCCGTAAGCTCGTCCGCGACATCTTTCGCAGCTTCCTCCAGAACAGCCAGGTACTCGGTTGGAAGCTTTTGGATCTTCTCCGCGAGGGACTCGTCGAAAGCCGCCAAATCCTCGAGATTGATCTCCAGCCAGTACTTGCAGAGATTATAATTGCGCTTCAAGGTATCCCTGGAGAAATTTAAACGCTGTCGAATTATCAGATGGAATAGCAGGCGTGCAGAAAGAATCGTCATTTCTTATTACCGGTATTTGTAGTTGAAGTTGCCCTCGTGAAACTGTCGGATGAACTCCTTGAATTTCTTTTTCGAGTGCTGGAGATTCACGCGGTTCTCTTGTACCTCGTCAACCGCGAAATTATCGGAGAAGAACACTCCCGGATCATCGAAGCCCTCCATTTCGCGAGTCGGTAGCTTGTTTGGTTTGTTTAAAGGACCGTGCGAATGCGATGTAAGTAAATCCACAAGCGTGTCTATCAAGCCGCCGAAATATCCACATTTCGGCGGGAAACTTTCGAGGCATTTCTAAAGCTGATACATACGGACAGTCATAAGCCGGTATTTCATGAATACAATCAAATGAACGAAATACCGGCAGGGGATTGGTTGTTTAGAATATTTCCAAAATTCCTCGAGCCTTGATCGATAacaaactgtaaaaaattgaccaatcacagaagagtgtttcttttatattcttctgtgattggtcaattttttaaagaatctttTAAAGAGAATTCTTGAAAACACCGTTTATTGTATTTAACGTGTTTATTGTTCGTAAAACAATCAACGCGTTTCGATATTGCGCTTCTTTTGttgcttttcttctttcttacaaatgtaaaataataaaaaaaaagcttttatacttttattgctCTAATTTCGAACTTTCCTTAACAACATATGATATTCCAAGAGCGAATTGTGAGCGTCGAACGAAAGCGCTCTAAAAAGAATCGACCTGACATCCAATAAAAGAATGTATCTAGCGCGACATTTCTTTCGTGCCGACAAAGCGGGCTTTTCCATTGGATATTTTGGACCTTCGTCAATATCGAACATCGAACGCAGTTTGAATTCGGCCTAACGTTTCGTCCACTTCGTCATACGCGGGGTTCTCCCGTTCTCCGCATTCCCCGCATGTGTAGAACGCAATCAACATGGTGCGTTGTGTCGACGGGGAGACGGAAGAGGTGTCACGAAATATCAAAGATAAATGCGACCCTACTGTTGCGAGTTTACGCTCGATAACGTCACCAGCGTGAAGAGAGTCACGAAATTGGTGGCGAGATATCGTAAATGAGCTGTCGTGCCGCTCGAGCCTCCCGATTACCCTATTGACCTGGCGAACGACTACGCTTCCGTCTGCGATCTTAAAAGAGCGAGCGACATTGAAAATACGTTCTTACTTCATTTCCGAGGATCAGCGGCGATTTGGTGATCTCAGAGGAGCGGTCACGTGATGGTGTCGCTTGGAGGAACGCAATGCGAGAGAGAATCAACGTCGGAGATCACACCTGCAAAATGGTACGCAGAATGTATTCGCCAGATTTGCGTTATCGGAGCTACGAGATCCGAAGACTCGGTGTTTCACGTGGTCCGATCGCATTTTTAATTTGCCGCACGTTTATAAATCACATGGGACCTCGGATTCCGGGCGGAGAGATGGGTTCTTAAATGTTCCCGCCacgttccttttttttcacAGCTGACATCATGTTTTTTCATTCGCACTTCCCGAATTCGAGGTCCGACTGGGTTCGATTTTGACGTTTGCGTCCGCCGAAACAAGGACGCGCGACAAGTGTCCGGGGACAGTCTCCGATTTAGCGGAGGCTCGAAAATGTCACGCGACGTTGATTCACGCATTTAATTCATGTTATTCTGTTGATTAGGTCGTGTATGGTATGCGCGATGAGTAATAATGCAGGTCGAAGTCCTGCGCTGAGATCGGAGTGAGATCGGCGATGTATGCCGCGGGGACGCATCACTGGGACATGCTCGTCTGCTGCTTGTGTCATTTTTGTTAAGTGACGAGTCATGCCCGGCGAACCGCCAGCCACAGCTGGAAGTAAATCCAGTAGCAAAGCAAAGAGGATTTCCATACCTCGCGTGCAGAGCAGTACCGACACAGAGCTACAGTCCCAACAGAGCCAAAGTGGCTCGACCCCGTTGCAACCCACTGCGTTGCACTATGTCACCTTCCGTTCGGAGCTAGAGGACAGCCCGATCCCACCGGCCCTGCGATGCCGCTTGTATGAACTCTTTCAGCAAATCGAAAAGGAATTTGAGATGTTGTACACAGAAAATCTTGGGTGTAAGTATACTTTTggttgtttatttatttcatcatcCTCAGATATGCTTGCTGAAGCTGTTGGGTTTTCTCATTATAGTGCAGGAAAAGATCGACATCCTGAATGATAAACTTGAAAGGGAGTGCTATGGATCGGGTGAGCGCAGTTTACCTCCTGGAGATCTCACGGATTATCCCGAAACGAAAAATCTGTCTAAGCAGAaatgtaagatttattttaatgttgatATAGAAATGCATATTAATTTGTGTATTATGTGAGGcgttacaaaaaagaaaaatacaggattggacaatatattttttttttactaaattgaagttaatgagttaaaattaatttagttacattaaagttacacaaataaaaaattaactcaattaaaagttacattaaagttaattaagttaatataacAGAAAACGAGTCTTTAATCTtatattaagttaaattgaaagaaaaaattttgaaaaacatttatattaaattaaaatgttatttttttaaaaattaaattaaataacaaaattacaatatcaaataaatttaatattttattgaaaaattaaatttatatgaaataacaaaaatatttttttatgttataaatgtatttttttcctttatgtaggtaaatttttaatttaaaaaaaaagttaattaaagtttatgtattttaaaaactagttaaagttaaaaattaacttatttaaaactAAGTTAAGAATTATTAGCTTTATGACCTTCtaagttattatttaacttttaactttttaactagttaatatccaatttaagaaaaaagttaattgcttaaagttttgtattttaaaaacaactagttaaagttaaaaattaacttatttaaaattaagttaagaaTTATGAGTTTATAac
The window above is part of the Solenopsis invicta isolate M01_SB chromosome 8, UNIL_Sinv_3.0, whole genome shotgun sequence genome. Proteins encoded here:
- the LOC105196316 gene encoding DNA replication licensing factor Mcm5 isoform X2 yields the protein MEGFDDPGVFFSDNFAVDEVQENRVNLQHSKKKFKEFIRQFHEGNFNYKYRDTLKRNYNLCKYWLEINLEDLAAFDESLAEKIQKLPTEYLAVLEEAAKDVADELTAPRPEGEEKMEDIQVLLCSDAHPSSLRGMKPDIVSKLVKVPGIIITASGIRSKATKIAIQCRSCKVTQPNIPIKPGLEGYTLPRKCTTEQAGRPKCPLDPFFIMPDKCHCVDFQVLKLQELTDHIPQGEMPRHLQLYCDRYLCDRVVPGNRVLILGIYSIKKVSKTGGKNAGREKALVGVRAPYIRVLGISVDGENTNIGTQPLVTSEEEDLFTRLAADPNLYERIAKSIAPSIFGAIDIKKAIASLLFGGSRKLMPDGLCRRGDINVLMLGDPGTAKSQLLKFVERVAPIAVYTSGKGSSAAGLTASVSRDPVTRNFVMEGGAMVLADGGVVCIDEFDKMKEDDRVAIHEAMEQQTISIAKAGITTTLNTRCSVLAAANSVFGRWDDIKGEENIDFMPTILSRFDMIFIVKDEHEHNRDVTLAKHVMNIHCNAGQITEQSVEGEIPVHILRKYINYCRTRCGPRLSVEAGEKLKNRYVMMRAGTREHEKDSEKRLSIPITVRQLEAVIRISEALAKMQLQPFATELHINEALRLFQVSTLEAAMSGSLAGLLQIDKYKEQKDLPRKKIMKFYPALKSN
- the LOC105196316 gene encoding DNA replication licensing factor Mcm5 isoform X1; its protein translation is MEGFDDPGVFFSDNFAVDEVQENRVNLQHSKKKFKEFIRQFHEGNFNYKYRDTLKRNYNLCKYWLEINLEDLAAFDESLAEKIQKLPTEYLAVLEEAAKDVADELTAPRPEGEEKMEDIQVLLCSDAHPSSLRGMKPDIVSKLVKVPGIIITASGIRSKATKIAIQCRSCKVTQPNIPIKPGLEGYTLPRKCTTEQAGRPKCPLDPFFIMPDKCHCVDFQVLKLQELTDHIPQGEMPRHLQLYCDRYLCDRVVPGNRVLILGIYSIKKVSKTGGKNAGREKALVGVRAPYIRVLGISVDGENTNIGTQPLVTSEEEDLFTRLAADPNLYERIAKSIAPSIFGAIDIKKAIASLLFGGSRKLMPDGLCRRGDINVLMLGDPGTAKSQLLKFVERVAPIAVYTSGKGSSAAGLTASVSRDPVTRNFVMEGGAMVLADGGVVCIDEFDKMKEDDRVAIHEAMEQQTISIAKAGITTTLNTRCSVLAAANSVFGRWDDIKGEENIDFMPTILSRFDMIFIVKDEHEHNRDVTLAKHVMNIHCNAGQITEQSVEGEIPVHILRKYINYCRTRCGPRLSVEAGEKLKNRYVMMRAGTREHEKDSEKRLSIPITVRQLEAVIRISEALAKMQLQPFATELHINEALRLFQVSTLEAAMSGSLAGAEGFTSEEDHEILSRIEKQLKNRFPIGHQVSEQNIVKDFLKQSFPERAIYKVIHTMIRRGELQHRLQRKMLYRLH
- the LOC105196317 gene encoding aldo-keto reductase family 1 member A1 isoform X1; translated protein: MHSVRLLSGYDMPTVGLGTWQAKPEEIETVVSTALQCGYRHIDTAANYNNEDAIGRALKKWFDKGGTREELFITTKLPHFGNRPSDVEKFIKLSLKKLGLEYLDMYLIHMPFAFKLDENTCTAATNKDGSYIFDFNTDPVSVWKEMEKQVELGRTRSIGLSNFNEQQISTIWENAQIKPSNLQVELHAYMQQTSIRELCKKHNVVVTGYSPLGSPAAKTHFKTKYDYTSESFPDLLNHPIIQNIAAQHKKTVAQVLLRHLLQLGVVIIPKSSSPERIKSNIDLFNFALTEENMKILSTLDKGAKGRIFNFLFFKGIQDHPHYPFKNELP
- the LOC105196317 gene encoding aldo-keto reductase family 1 member A1 isoform X2; translation: MICPQWDWEHGRRVKQLFLQAKPEEIETVVSTALQCGYRHIDTAANYNNEDAIGRALKKWFDKGGTREELFITTKLPHFGNRPSDVEKFIKLSLKKLGLEYLDMYLIHMPFAFKLDENTCTAATNKDGSYIFDFNTDPVSVWKEMEKQVELGRTRSIGLSNFNEQQISTIWENAQIKPSNLQVELHAYMQQTSIRELCKKHNVVVTGYSPLGSPAAKTHFKTKYDYTSESFPDLLNHPIIQNIAAQHKKTVAQVLLRHLLQLGVVIIPKSSSPERIKSNIDLFNFALTEENMKILSTLDKGAKGRIFNFLFFKGIQDHPHYPFKNELP